One stretch of Asterias rubens chromosome 8, eAstRub1.3, whole genome shotgun sequence DNA includes these proteins:
- the LOC117293564 gene encoding melanopsin-like → MENKSAMFESVLSDVERHLVSTLLLIVAVVGIIGNILVILAFGLSRKLHNTTNCFVVNLSVADFITCLNIPINAAAMLSPHGSIPDWICIVCGFCSVTCIGCGVYNLTCIAVYRLVLVSNRQPHHTGRAFTHIVVSIIIGITWLIPLTMASIPFVFGFGELGYNPKYSSCTWKTSSSSTELDSYSLLLAVTYYPIPTFILITSYAKLFIHLKGHRKRVIPLQRSEECSHPVQPAQRGARKSSQKGVTKNMFYVVCAFLVCMTPYSVCLVVSGSDFFIPYAVVFLLASSCVNPVIYATKHPHFSIVMRSIITCSFKKIPHFVLK, encoded by the coding sequence ATGGAGAATAAAAGTGCCATGTTTGAGTCGGTCCTGTCCGATGTAGAAAGACATTTAGTCAGCACACTTCTCCTCATCGTTGCCGTGGTTGGAATTATTGGGAACATTCTGGTTATTCTCGCCTTCGGTCTGTCCCGTAAGCTTCATAACACAACTAACTGTTTTGTAGTGAATCTCAGTGTTGCTGATTTCATCACTTGCCTCAACATCCCGATCAATGCGGCGGCTATGCTCAGTCCTCATGGATCGATCCCAGATTGGATCTGCATCGTATGTGGCTTCTGCTCAGTGACGTGTATTGGGTGTGGCGTATATAATCTTACATGTATCGCTGTCTACCGCCTCGTCTTAGTATCAAACCGACAACCCCATCACACAGGTCGTGCATTTACACATATTGTGGTATCAATCATCATAGGAATAACTTGGTTGATCCCACTAACGATGGCATCCATTCCGTTTGTGTTCGGTTTCGGTGAATTGGGATACAACCCAAAGTACAGCTCTTGCACTTGGAAGACGTCATCAAGCAGCACTGAACTTGACTCTTACAGTCTTCTACTAGCTGTGACATATTACCCAATCCCAACATTTATCCTCATTACAAGCTATGCCAAACTATTCATCCATCTAAAGGGTCACAGAAAACGAGTCATTCCACTCCAACGATCGGAAGAATGCTCGCACCCCGTCCAGCCAGCCCAAAGGGGAGCCAGGAAAAGTAGTCAGAAAGGGGTCACGAAGAACATGTTTTACGTTGTTTGTGCTTTTTTGGTATGCATGACACCGTAcagtgtttgtttggttgtttcagGGAGTGATTTCTTCATCCCATACGCTGTGGTTTTTCTGCTGGCCAGTAGCTGTGTAAACCCTGTTATTTACGCCACTAAGCATCCACACTTTAGCATTGTTATGCGAAGTATTATTACTTGTAGCTTCAAGAAAATCCCTCATTTTGTCCTCAAATAA
- the LOC117293565 gene encoding melatonin receptor type 1B-A-like produces the protein MDNYSHSGLDEEQPTSSLLERQILAGVLALVAVLGIVGNTVVIISVFLSYKLRTKMNIFVVNLSFSDFLICLHLVWIIVAFVADDGWPLPDWLCVWCGFILITCIGVSVYTLACIAINRLILIRYSQATFLFLCRPTIVCFMLVIIWVVPLCVSVTPFITDLGELGYSSRYRTCLKNNAHERAKAYDVMLSLVFYPLPTAVIITCYLKIFVFLRSRVNKVAPENIEPTVSSVIQPHQEERPSLRERLDRRQVKVTKNMFYVVCLFFMCTTPYGLSLLCTHPACLRATTYAAVILSCNSCINPFIYATKHPDFKKVIRCILLCKLKKIPQRVKLPWE, from the coding sequence ATGGATAACTATTCACATTCTGGATTGGATGAGGAACAACCTACATCAAGCCTTTTGGAGAGGCAAATCTTAGCGGGTGTTTTAGCACTCGTGGCGGTATTGGGCATAGTGGGGAACACGGTGGTCATCATTTCCGTTTTCCTTTCGTACAAACTTCGCACTAAGATGAACATATTTGTAGTCAATCTAAGCTTTTCGGACTTTCTGATCTGCCTCCATCTCGTTTGGATCATAGTGGCTTTTGTGGCCGATGACGGTTGGCCTCTACCTGACTGGCTGTGTGTTTGGTGCGGATTTATTCTGATAACTTGTATCGGAGTAAGTGTTTATACTCTAGCCTGTATCGCTATTAACCGTCTCATACTGATTCGGTACAGTCAAGCCACGTTCCTATTCCTATGCAGACCCACAATCGTCTGTTTCATGCTTGTTATCATTTGGGTAGTTCCACTTTGTGTTTCGGTCACACCATTCATTACGGACCTCGGGGAGCTTGGTTACAGCAGTCGCTACCGAACATGCCTTAAGAATAACGCCCACGAAAGAGCAAAGGCTTATGACGTTATGTTATCGCTGGTATTTTACCCACTCCCCACTGCAGTCATCATAACATGTTACCTTAAGATATTCGTGTTTCTGCGTTCACGAGTCAATAAAGTGGCGCCCGAGAACATCGAGCCAACCGTGTCTAGCGTGATACAGCCCCATCAAGAGGAAAGACCAAGCCTGCGCGAGAGACTTGACAGGAGGCAAGTCAAAGTCACCAAGAACATGTTTtatgttgtttgcttattcttcATGTGCACAACTCCTTACGGATTATCATTGCTGTGTACCCACCCAGCCTGCCTGAGAGCCACAACGTACGCTGCTGTCATACTGTCTTGCAATAGTTGTATAAATCCCTTCATCTATGCGACCAAACATCCAGATTTCAAGAAAGTGATCCGATGCATCTTGTTGTGCAAACTCAAAAAGATCCCGCAGCGAGTTAAATTACCTTGGGAGTAA
- the LOC117293922 gene encoding alpha-N-acetylneuraminide alpha-2,8-sialyltransferase-like: MPRMMFSKTWCNMVPIKKFSEDAGLKTNFTTMNPSIYGTRYNYFKRDSDIEKFNFDLKEYSGNLFLPCLMYSNSANSCFKKVLPAIHNTNGRLTTRVGNSEHLLGILQKWKSSGIHLMSTGFYLTQTAITLCNEVHLFGFWSFSKAMYPVPRELQYHFFDDMKQSKAHSFNTEFQLLWQLHVNGIINIHVNDCDG; encoded by the exons ATGCCACGGATGATGTTCTCAAAAACATG GTGCAATATGGTACCGATCAAGAAGTTTTCAGAGGATGCAGGACTTAAGACAAATTTTACCACCATGAATCCGAGTATTTACGGAACAAG atacaattattttaaacgGGACTCGGATATTGAGAAGTTTAACTTTGACTTGAAGGAGTACAGCGGCAATTTGTTCCTCCCGTGTTTGATGTATTCTAACTCGGCGAACAGTTGCTTTAAGAAGGTTCTACCAGCAATTCATAACACCAACGGTAGGTTGACAACGAGAGTGGGCAATTCAGAACACCTGCTTGGAATATTACAAAAGTGGAAGTCTTCAGGAATACACCTTATGTCTACAG GTTTTTATTTGACTCAAACTGCGATCACATTGTGCAATGAGGTACATCTTTTTGGCTTCTGGTCGTTTTCCAAGGCCATGTATCCAGTGCCCAGAGAGCTCCAATATCACTTCTTCGATGACATGAAGCAGTCCAAAGCGCACAGCTTTAATACTGAATTCCAACTACTATGGCAGTTGCACGTGAATGGAATCATCAACATTCATGTAAACGATTGTGATGGTTAG